One genomic window of Candidatus Kuenenia stuttgartiensis includes the following:
- the rpoC gene encoding DNA-directed RNA polymerase subunit beta', which translates to MAEIIYERINEYSSVKISLSSPEDIRGWSYGEVKKPETINYRTYRAEKDGLFCERIFGPERNWECFCGKYKGIKHKGIVCDRCGVKLTHSRVRRRRMGHINLAAPIVHIWFFKAMPSRLGTLLGMKTTSLERIIYFQGYVVIDPGSTTLKEYQVLSEEEYKTTKEKFGEESFVAAMGAEAIRMLLQKIDLVVLSNELREELGRTRSKQRAKEIIKRLEIVEAFRDSDNKPEWMVLSAIPVIPPDLRPLVLLESGNFASSDLNDLYRRIINRNNRLKKLIDLNAPEVIIRNEKRMLQQAVDALFDNTRGKRPVLGSNNRPLKSLTDMIKGKQGRFRENLLGKRVDYSARSVIVVGPELKLHQCGLPKKIALELFQPFIIRRLREFGYADTIKSAKKMLSRKDKEVWDILEEVVKRRPVLLNRAPTLHRMGIQAFEPILVEGNAIKLHPLVCRGFNADFDGDQMAVHLPLSIEAQTEAITLMLSTNNIFSPASGEPIIVPSQDIVLGCYYLTASIQNEAVQKLKRFSGNEEVIYALSVNKLHLHDKIEIKLKQVTVVNDRLVKEEPVCGLCETTAGRVVFNSVLPEGIPFYNYPLDQKGISRIIQDCYKMLGREKTITLLDDVKEIGFKECTKAGLSFSISDVKMPEKKSEIIDKTQLEIEKIQKLYKKGVITEGERYNQIIDAWTYTGEKIAEEMMGALKNDTRGGIPYLNPVYLMSASGARGSSQQLRQLAGMRGLMAKPSGKIIETPIKANFREGLGVLEYFSSTHGARKGLADTALKTADSGYLTRKLADVAQNVVITSLDCGTKNGITKSVVYRGEKVEVPLSKTITGRVARNNIVDLVKDEVIIRENDLITEEKAKKIEALGYEKIKVRSPFTCEMSLGLCSKCYGMDLSRGGLVEEGMAVGIIAAQSIGEPGTQLTMKTFHIGGTATRSVEASETKAKRSGKIKYHNLNVVKNPQEKNVAINSKGEILIIDAKERQIEKHSVVLGAEVLVKEGDSVAVRQTLTRWDPHMVPILAEMSGSIRFEDIEIGKTVREESDASTGFKRKVIMEHKGDLHPQIIIEDENGKISGLYPIPEKAHLEVEEGEKITPGTLLAKTPREISRTEDITGGLPRVAEICEARKPKDPAVMSEIEGVVELGEKRRGKRTIIVRGEGGMESEHLVPRGKHLKVHRGDLVKAGDPLVEGPLVLQDILRIRGEEELQTYMLKEVQNVYRSQNVPIDDKHIEIIIGQMLRKVKIEDAGDTNLLPGQIMDKFKFREENKKIKDMGGKPSTAKPLLLGITRASLQADSFISAASFQETTKVLTRAALEGKVDNLVGLKENVILGHLVPAGTGYKSYNTLYAISTDEVAIKEASKQKEELLEPTL; encoded by the coding sequence ATGGCAGAAATAATTTACGAAAGAATAAATGAGTATAGTTCGGTTAAAATATCGCTGTCTTCTCCGGAAGATATCCGCGGTTGGTCTTATGGCGAAGTTAAGAAACCTGAAACTATAAACTACCGTACATATAGGGCAGAGAAGGATGGTTTATTTTGCGAGCGTATTTTTGGCCCGGAACGTAATTGGGAGTGTTTTTGCGGTAAATATAAGGGCATTAAACATAAAGGAATTGTTTGTGATAGATGTGGTGTGAAATTGACCCATTCACGTGTGAGAAGAAGGAGGATGGGCCATATAAATTTAGCAGCACCTATCGTTCATATTTGGTTTTTTAAGGCAATGCCCTCACGTTTGGGTACTCTTTTGGGAATGAAAACTACGTCGCTGGAAAGAATCATTTATTTCCAGGGTTATGTGGTTATAGACCCTGGCAGTACAACACTCAAAGAATATCAGGTGCTTAGCGAAGAAGAATATAAAACAACTAAAGAAAAATTTGGTGAAGAGTCTTTTGTGGCAGCGATGGGTGCTGAGGCAATACGAATGTTATTGCAAAAAATTGATTTAGTTGTGTTGTCTAATGAACTGCGCGAGGAACTTGGCCGTACCCGTTCAAAACAACGTGCCAAAGAAATAATAAAAAGGTTAGAAATTGTAGAAGCTTTTCGGGATTCGGACAACAAACCCGAATGGATGGTTTTGAGTGCGATTCCTGTTATTCCGCCAGACCTGAGACCATTGGTGTTGTTGGAAAGCGGCAATTTCGCTTCATCAGACCTGAATGATTTATATAGAAGAATTATTAACAGAAATAATCGACTTAAGAAGCTGATAGACCTTAATGCCCCCGAAGTTATTATAAGAAACGAAAAAAGAATGCTTCAACAAGCGGTTGATGCTTTATTTGATAATACGAGGGGGAAACGTCCAGTTCTTGGAAGCAACAATAGGCCATTGAAGTCTCTTACTGATATGATAAAGGGGAAACAAGGCCGATTTAGAGAGAATTTACTTGGTAAACGTGTGGATTATTCTGCACGTTCTGTGATTGTTGTGGGACCTGAGCTGAAATTGCATCAGTGTGGGTTGCCAAAGAAAATAGCGCTAGAACTATTTCAACCATTCATAATAAGAAGATTAAGAGAGTTTGGATATGCGGATACAATTAAAAGTGCAAAAAAGATGCTGAGTAGAAAGGACAAAGAAGTTTGGGATATTCTAGAAGAAGTGGTAAAGCGGAGACCAGTGTTGCTTAATAGAGCTCCCACACTTCATAGAATGGGTATACAAGCGTTTGAGCCTATACTTGTGGAAGGTAATGCAATAAAGCTACATCCACTGGTTTGCCGAGGGTTTAATGCTGATTTCGATGGTGACCAAATGGCGGTTCATTTGCCGTTGTCCATTGAAGCACAGACGGAGGCAATTACTCTTATGTTGTCTACAAATAACATCTTTTCTCCCGCTTCAGGAGAGCCAATTATTGTGCCATCACAGGATATTGTATTAGGATGTTATTATTTAACCGCCAGCATACAGAATGAGGCGGTGCAAAAACTAAAAAGATTTAGTGGTAATGAAGAGGTAATATATGCCCTGTCTGTAAATAAATTACACCTACACGACAAGATTGAGATAAAATTAAAACAGGTCACTGTTGTTAACGATCGCTTAGTAAAAGAAGAACCAGTTTGCGGCTTGTGCGAAACGACTGCTGGGCGTGTTGTATTTAATAGTGTATTACCTGAAGGAATTCCTTTTTACAATTATCCTTTAGATCAAAAGGGAATAAGCAGGATAATTCAGGATTGTTATAAAATGCTCGGAAGAGAGAAGACCATTACTTTATTGGATGATGTAAAAGAAATTGGATTTAAAGAATGCACTAAGGCTGGGTTATCATTTTCAATAAGTGATGTTAAGATGCCTGAGAAAAAAAGTGAAATAATCGATAAAACACAGTTGGAAATAGAAAAGATACAGAAGTTATACAAAAAAGGTGTTATTACGGAAGGAGAGCGCTACAATCAAATTATAGATGCATGGACATACACCGGCGAAAAAATAGCCGAAGAAATGATGGGTGCTCTTAAAAATGATACAAGAGGCGGTATACCTTATTTGAACCCTGTCTATCTGATGTCTGCTTCAGGGGCAAGAGGAAGTTCACAGCAGTTGAGACAGCTCGCTGGAATGCGTGGTTTAATGGCGAAGCCCTCGGGAAAAATCATAGAAACCCCTATAAAGGCAAATTTTAGAGAGGGTTTAGGAGTGTTAGAGTATTTTAGTTCTACTCATGGTGCTAGAAAAGGGTTAGCGGATACAGCGTTAAAGACTGCGGATTCTGGATACTTAACAAGGAAACTGGCGGATGTTGCTCAGAATGTAGTGATTACTTCTTTAGATTGTGGTACCAAGAACGGCATTACAAAAAGTGTAGTTTACAGGGGGGAAAAAGTGGAGGTTCCTCTAAGTAAGACTATAACTGGAAGGGTTGCAAGAAACAATATTGTAGATTTAGTTAAAGACGAAGTAATTATCAGAGAAAACGATTTAATTACCGAAGAAAAAGCCAAAAAGATCGAGGCTTTAGGATACGAAAAAATAAAAGTAAGGTCTCCATTTACGTGTGAAATGTCTCTGGGGCTTTGTTCGAAATGCTATGGAATGGATCTATCAAGGGGAGGACTCGTTGAGGAAGGTATGGCCGTAGGGATAATTGCAGCTCAGTCAATTGGTGAGCCTGGTACCCAGCTAACAATGAAAACTTTCCATATCGGTGGTACTGCTACTCGTTCGGTAGAAGCTTCTGAGACAAAAGCAAAACGTTCGGGCAAAATTAAGTACCATAATTTGAATGTTGTTAAAAATCCACAGGAAAAAAATGTTGCTATTAACTCAAAAGGCGAAATATTAATTATAGATGCAAAAGAAAGACAAATCGAAAAACATTCGGTGGTGCTTGGTGCGGAAGTTTTAGTTAAAGAAGGCGATAGTGTTGCTGTTCGCCAAACACTGACCCGCTGGGACCCACACATGGTTCCTATATTAGCGGAAATGTCAGGGTCTATTCGTTTTGAAGATATTGAAATAGGCAAAACTGTCAGAGAAGAATCCGATGCATCCACCGGATTTAAACGTAAAGTAATTATGGAACATAAGGGTGATTTGCACCCTCAAATAATTATAGAGGATGAGAATGGTAAGATTTCAGGGTTGTATCCAATACCTGAAAAGGCTCATCTGGAGGTTGAGGAGGGAGAGAAGATTACTCCGGGTACGTTGCTTGCGAAAACACCGAGAGAGATTTCCAGGACGGAAGATATAACTGGTGGACTACCGCGAGTCGCCGAAATTTGTGAGGCACGAAAGCCAAAAGACCCTGCAGTTATGAGTGAAATAGAAGGGGTCGTGGAGTTGGGGGAAAAAAGGCGCGGTAAGCGAACTATTATTGTCAGAGGAGAAGGTGGTATGGAGAGTGAACACCTTGTACCAAGAGGTAAACATTTAAAGGTACATAGGGGTGATCTTGTTAAAGCTGGAGACCCACTTGTAGAAGGGCCGTTGGTTTTGCAAGATATTTTGAGAATACGTGGCGAGGAAGAATTGCAGACTTACATGTTAAAAGAAGTTCAAAATGTTTATCGGTCTCAAAACGTACCGATTGACGATAAACATATTGAAATAATAATTGGTCAAATGCTTAGGAAGGTAAAAATAGAGGATGCTGGGGATACCAATCTTCTTCCGGGACAAATCATGGATAAATTTAAATTCAGAGAAGAAAATAAGAAGATAAAAGATATGGGCGGAAAACCGTCAACTGCAAAACCTTTATTGCTGGGTATTACGAGAGCATCTCTGCAGGCGGATAGTTTTATATCTGCAGCTTCTTTCCAGGAGACAACAAAAGTATTGACTAGAGCTGCGCTTGAAGGAAAAGTTGATAATTTGGTAGGATTAAAGGAAAATGTAATTCTTGGTCATTTGGTGCCCGCCGGTACCGGATATAAGTCGTACAATACACTTTATGCAATTTCTACAGATGAGGTTGCAATCAAGGAAGCAAGCAAGCAAAAAGAAGAGTTATTAGAGCCAACATTATAA
- the rpsL gene encoding 30S ribosomal protein S12 — MPTINQLIRKGRKKTKNKSKSPDLEKCSQKKGVCLQVMTRTPKKPNSALRKAARVRLSNGREISAYIPGEGHNLQEHSIVLVRGGRVRDLPGVKYHIVRGTLDCAGVNGRKRSRSKYGAKTPK; from the coding sequence ATGCCTACAATAAATCAATTAATAAGAAAAGGTCGAAAGAAAACAAAAAATAAAAGTAAAAGCCCAGATTTAGAAAAATGTTCTCAAAAAAAGGGTGTCTGCCTTCAAGTAATGACGAGAACTCCGAAGAAACCAAATTCAGCTTTGAGAAAAGCTGCGAGGGTGAGGTTGTCAAATGGCAGGGAGATAAGTGCTTACATTCCAGGCGAAGGTCATAATTTACAAGAACATTCAATCGTATTGGTGAGGGGAGGAAGGGTGAGAGACCTTCCAGGTGTTAAATATCACATAGTCCGTGGAACATTGGATTGTGCCGGCGTAAATGGCCGAAAACGATCCAGATCTAAATATGGCGCAAAAACCCCTAAATAG
- the rpsG gene encoding 30S ribosomal protein S7, with product MALAYRSTEKFLQPDAKYKSKLITKFINCLMKKGKKSTAEKIFYGAMDLIEKKVSDVAPIELFETAVNNVKPLVEVRSKRVGGATYQVPVEVPRQRQIALTIRWIIEAAKSKKGRPMFQRLADELMDAYKKQGISITKRENTHKMAEANKAFAHFAWSKF from the coding sequence ATGGCTCTTGCGTATAGAAGTACTGAGAAATTTTTACAACCGGATGCAAAATATAAAAGTAAGTTAATAACAAAATTTATCAACTGCCTTATGAAAAAGGGAAAGAAGAGTACGGCAGAAAAGATATTTTACGGTGCTATGGATCTGATAGAAAAAAAAGTATCTGATGTAGCTCCTATTGAACTTTTTGAAACAGCAGTAAATAATGTTAAGCCTTTGGTCGAGGTTCGGTCGAAGCGTGTGGGAGGTGCCACATATCAAGTACCTGTTGAAGTCCCGAGACAAAGACAGATAGCTTTGACGATACGGTGGATAATAGAAGCTGCTAAAAGCAAAAAAGGACGTCCTATGTTCCAACGCTTGGCAGATGAGTTGATGGACGCATACAAAAAACAAGGCATATCAATAACAAAAAGAGAAAACACGCATAAAATGGCAGAAGCTAATAAGGCGTTTGCACATTTTGCATGGTCAAAGTTTTAA
- the fusA gene encoding elongation factor G: MKFEKLRNIGIAAHIDAGKTTTSERILYYTGKSYKMGEVHEGTATMDWMEEEQKRGITITAAATTCSWKDYQINLIDTPGHVDFTMEVERSLRVLDGAVCVFCGVGGVEAQSETVWRQADRYKVPRICFVNKMDRVGADYYKVVDEINERLGFTAVPIQVPIGNESNFRGLIDIVRMKARIYSDEEDKTGMNFSDEEIPAEYQKKAEEEREKLIEALANHTDWLTEKFLDGKEITTEEIKKAIREGTINLKFVPVLCGSSFKKKGVQLLLDAVCDYLPSPVDKEAIVGIDPKTNKEISRKPFVEEPFCALAFKIASDKHGDLTFIRVYSGKLTSGTRVLNSGKDKKELVSRIYKMHAANREQTNEVIAGEICAVIGLKDTVTGDTLCDLDNPIILEKMEFPDTVISMAIEPKSDKEKEKLGMVLTKLAKEDPTFRMHLDKETGQMIISGMGELHLEVIKNRMLSEYNVDANVGAPKVSYRETIRKKVEVEGKFVQQTGGHGQYGHVWITVEPFKEGDEPVTFVDAIVGGKIPRQYVRSVEKGIRDTAVTGVAGGPPLIDIKVTLIDGSTHPVDSSDLAFYTAACIAFRKGVEMANSILLEPIMSIEITVPEQYMGDVIGEVHSRRANILEMITKGNIRIIKGEVPLAEMFGYSTTLRSITQGRGTFTMEPLEYRPAPAKSVGNVT; encoded by the coding sequence ATGAAGTTTGAAAAATTAAGAAACATTGGAATTGCTGCACATATCGATGCTGGAAAAACAACTACATCAGAACGTATACTATATTATACTGGAAAATCTTATAAAATGGGTGAGGTTCATGAAGGCACTGCTACCATGGACTGGATGGAAGAAGAGCAAAAACGAGGCATTACTATTACTGCGGCTGCCACTACATGTAGTTGGAAAGATTATCAGATTAACCTGATTGATACTCCGGGGCACGTCGATTTTACTATGGAAGTGGAGCGATCTCTTAGAGTTTTGGACGGCGCAGTGTGCGTTTTTTGCGGTGTTGGAGGGGTAGAGGCGCAGTCGGAGACTGTATGGCGGCAAGCGGATAGATATAAAGTGCCAAGAATTTGTTTTGTAAACAAAATGGATCGGGTAGGTGCAGATTATTATAAGGTTGTTGACGAAATTAACGAAAGGCTTGGATTTACGGCAGTTCCCATACAAGTACCAATTGGCAATGAGTCGAATTTTAGAGGATTAATTGATATAGTTCGTATGAAAGCCAGGATATATTCAGACGAAGAAGATAAAACGGGTATGAATTTCTCTGATGAAGAGATTCCTGCAGAATACCAAAAAAAGGCAGAAGAAGAACGAGAAAAGTTGATTGAAGCCTTGGCCAATCACACTGATTGGCTTACAGAAAAGTTTTTAGACGGGAAAGAAATCACAACAGAAGAAATAAAGAAGGCTATTCGTGAAGGGACGATAAATTTAAAGTTTGTTCCGGTATTGTGTGGATCGTCATTTAAGAAAAAAGGCGTGCAACTTTTACTTGATGCGGTATGCGATTATTTGCCATCGCCAGTGGATAAAGAGGCCATTGTTGGTATTGATCCAAAAACTAATAAAGAAATTTCCAGAAAACCGTTTGTGGAAGAACCGTTTTGTGCGTTGGCTTTTAAAATTGCTTCTGATAAACATGGCGATTTGACTTTTATACGGGTTTATTCTGGAAAGTTAACTTCCGGAACGAGGGTGTTAAATTCGGGAAAAGATAAAAAAGAGCTGGTTAGCCGTATATATAAAATGCATGCGGCAAATAGGGAGCAAACTAACGAGGTAATAGCCGGTGAAATTTGCGCTGTGATTGGCCTCAAAGATACAGTTACCGGCGATACGCTTTGTGATCTGGACAATCCTATAATTTTAGAAAAGATGGAATTTCCGGATACGGTCATTTCAATGGCGATAGAGCCGAAATCAGATAAAGAAAAAGAAAAACTGGGGATGGTGCTAACGAAGCTGGCGAAAGAAGACCCTACCTTCAGGATGCACTTGGACAAGGAAACCGGTCAAATGATTATTTCCGGAATGGGAGAGTTGCATTTGGAAGTAATTAAAAACAGGATGTTGAGCGAGTATAATGTGGACGCAAATGTTGGTGCGCCAAAGGTATCATATCGTGAGACGATTAGGAAAAAAGTTGAGGTGGAAGGAAAATTTGTTCAACAGACTGGCGGACATGGACAATATGGTCATGTATGGATAACTGTGGAGCCATTTAAAGAAGGTGATGAACCGGTAACTTTTGTTGATGCAATAGTCGGTGGTAAAATCCCAAGGCAATATGTGAGATCTGTAGAAAAAGGTATTCGTGATACTGCGGTAACTGGTGTTGCAGGCGGTCCGCCATTGATTGATATCAAAGTAACGTTGATAGATGGTTCTACGCATCCTGTAGATTCTTCTGATCTAGCTTTTTACACTGCTGCATGTATTGCTTTTAGAAAAGGTGTTGAAATGGCGAATTCCATATTGCTGGAACCAATAATGTCTATTGAAATAACAGTTCCGGAACAATACATGGGTGATGTGATAGGAGAAGTTCATAGTCGCAGAGCAAATATATTGGAAATGATAACCAAGGGAAATATAAGGATTATTAAAGGTGAAGTCCCCCTTGCTGAAATGTTTGGTTATTCAACGACATTACGTTCCATTACTCAAGGAAGAGGCACTTTTACTATGGAACCTTTAGAGTACAGACCGGCGCCTGCAAAATCTGTTGGCAATGTTACATAA
- the tuf gene encoding elongation factor Tu — protein MAKEVFQRTKPHLNIGTIGHVDHGKTTLTSVITHVLSKQGLAKDRPFDSIDKAPEERERGITIAISHVEYETKKRHYAHVDCPGHADYVKNMITGAAQMDGAILVVSAPDGPMPQTREHILLSRQVGVPRIVVFLNKVDMLEDQELLELVEMEIRELLSKYDFPGDEIPVVKGSALKAAQCGCGGAECASCGPILKLMDAVDAYLPDPIREIDKPFLMSVEDVFSIKGRGTVGTGRVEKGRVKVGDEVDVVGIKPDIKKSVVTGVEMFNKTLDEGQAGDNLGLLLRGVEKNDLERGQVLAKPGSITPHTKYEAEVYILTKEEGGRHTPFFNGYRPQFYFRTTDVTGVVTLTGGAEMVMPGDNVKINVALVTPIAMDEGLRFAIREGGKTVGAGVVTKIVE, from the coding sequence ATGGCTAAAGAAGTATTTCAGCGAACTAAGCCGCATTTAAACATAGGTACGATAGGGCATGTGGATCATGGTAAGACAACGCTGACGTCAGTAATAACGCATGTATTGTCGAAGCAGGGGTTGGCGAAGGATAGGCCGTTTGATTCAATTGACAAGGCTCCTGAAGAGCGCGAACGAGGTATAACGATAGCGATATCGCATGTGGAGTATGAGACGAAGAAGAGGCATTACGCGCATGTGGACTGTCCTGGACATGCAGATTATGTAAAGAATATGATAACAGGTGCGGCGCAGATGGATGGAGCGATATTGGTTGTAAGTGCGCCGGATGGTCCGATGCCGCAGACCCGCGAGCATATATTGTTGTCAAGGCAGGTGGGAGTTCCCAGGATTGTGGTGTTCCTGAATAAGGTGGATATGTTAGAGGATCAGGAGCTGTTGGAACTTGTAGAGATGGAAATAAGGGAGCTATTGAGTAAATATGATTTTCCTGGGGATGAGATACCTGTAGTGAAGGGTTCTGCGCTGAAGGCGGCACAGTGTGGATGTGGAGGCGCGGAATGTGCGAGTTGTGGACCGATATTGAAACTAATGGATGCGGTGGATGCTTACCTCCCCGATCCTATAAGGGAAATAGATAAGCCGTTTTTGATGTCCGTGGAAGATGTGTTTAGCATAAAAGGGCGTGGTACAGTTGGAACAGGCAGGGTTGAGAAGGGTAGAGTGAAGGTAGGAGATGAAGTAGATGTTGTTGGGATTAAGCCGGATATAAAGAAGTCTGTGGTTACTGGTGTGGAAATGTTTAATAAAACGTTGGATGAGGGGCAGGCAGGGGATAACCTGGGATTGTTGCTGCGGGGGGTAGAGAAGAATGATCTGGAGCGTGGTCAGGTGTTAGCGAAACCCGGCAGTATAACGCCGCATACTAAATACGAAGCGGAGGTGTATATATTGACTAAGGAAGAGGGAGGAAGGCATACTCCCTTTTTTAATGGATATAGACCACAGTTTTATTTTAGGACGACTGACGTGACCGGGGTGGTAACTTTGACAGGCGGTGCGGAGATGGTGATGCCTGGGGATAACGTGAAGATCAATGTAGCATTGGTAACGCCGATAGCTATGGATGAGGGGCTGCGGTTTGCAATTCGGGAAGGTGGGAAGACAGTGGGTGCAGGTGTCGTTACAAAAATTGTTGAATAA
- the rpsJ gene encoding 30S ribosomal protein S10, with product MLDQKIRIRMEAYDYRILDQSALEIVETAKRTGAKVFGPVPLPTRIERYTVLRSPHIDKRSREQFEVRTHKRLIDILEPTAKTMDALNRINMPAGIEIKIKA from the coding sequence GTGTTGGATCAGAAAATTAGAATACGAATGGAAGCATATGACTATAGAATATTAGACCAATCGGCGCTGGAAATCGTTGAAACGGCAAAGCGTACTGGTGCAAAAGTGTTTGGTCCTGTTCCCCTGCCGACTCGCATAGAAAGATACACCGTCCTAAGATCTCCGCATATTGATAAAAGGTCTAGAGAGCAGTTTGAGGTAAGGACTCATAAGAGGTTGATTGATATTTTGGAGCCTACGGCGAAAACGATGGATGCGTTGAATCGGATTAACATGCCCGCTGGTATAGAGATCAAGATAAAAGCATAA
- the rplC gene encoding 50S ribosomal protein L3, which produces MLNSLLGEKVGMTQIYTGEGALVPVTLIKAGPCNVLQVKTLGNDGYSAVQLGYKDKKIKRAKRPEIGHAAKASLLPGRFVKEVKLDTVSDIHLGQAVTLDIFEDVKLVDVIGISKGKGFAGVMKRWGMKGGPQTHGSTRHRSVGSVGAGTDPGRVIRGKKMPGQLGRERVTIKNLDVVKVDKEKNMLFVKGAVPGYKGSYLIIKKIV; this is translated from the coding sequence ATGTTAAATAGTTTATTAGGTGAGAAGGTAGGAATGACCCAAATTTATACTGGTGAGGGGGCGTTGGTTCCTGTCACGTTGATAAAGGCGGGGCCTTGTAATGTGTTGCAAGTAAAAACGTTGGGGAATGATGGGTATTCTGCTGTGCAGCTTGGGTATAAAGATAAAAAAATAAAAAGAGCAAAGAGGCCAGAAATTGGACATGCTGCTAAAGCGTCTTTGCTTCCAGGCCGGTTTGTTAAAGAGGTGAAACTGGATACTGTTTCTGATATCCATCTTGGGCAGGCGGTCACATTGGATATATTCGAAGATGTCAAATTGGTTGATGTTATAGGTATATCAAAAGGAAAAGGCTTTGCCGGTGTTATGAAAAGGTGGGGTATGAAGGGAGGTCCGCAAACGCATGGGTCTACGAGGCATCGTTCTGTTGGCTCTGTTGGTGCTGGGACCGATCCAGGAAGAGTCATTCGTGGGAAAAAGATGCCGGGACAGCTTGGTAGGGAGCGTGTTACAATTAAGAATCTTGATGTTGTCAAAGTTGATAAGGAAAAAAATATGCTTTTTGTTAAGGGAGCTGTTCCTGGGTATAAAGGTAGTTATCTAATAATAAAAAAAATTGTATAA
- the rplD gene encoding 50S ribosomal protein L4, whose amino-acid sequence MEIIVYNDEGKKIENMQVPDSISDSPVRYKLLRDVVKMYEANKRQGTVSTKTRAEVSGGGKKPWAQKHTGKARAGSSRSPIWRGGGVAFGPKPRDYSYSIPKMAKKRALFSALSSKIKDNEVVVVDKLDFASPKTKHMVSLLKSFGMVGISSLIVISKATESLLKSSRNIPYVRMMECHDLNAYEILKPKKILITKQALSSLR is encoded by the coding sequence ATGGAAATAATAGTATACAATGATGAAGGAAAAAAGATAGAAAATATGCAGGTTCCTGACAGCATATCCGATTCTCCTGTGCGCTATAAACTTTTAAGGGATGTGGTAAAAATGTATGAGGCAAATAAAAGACAGGGGACGGTTTCGACGAAAACAAGGGCGGAGGTTTCTGGGGGCGGTAAAAAACCGTGGGCACAAAAGCACACAGGTAAGGCGAGGGCTGGAAGCAGTAGGTCTCCCATCTGGAGGGGTGGCGGTGTTGCATTTGGGCCAAAACCAAGGGATTACTCTTATTCTATTCCGAAAATGGCAAAAAAGCGGGCTCTTTTTTCCGCACTGTCGTCTAAGATCAAAGATAACGAAGTCGTGGTAGTGGATAAATTAGATTTTGCTTCTCCGAAAACAAAACATATGGTTTCGTTACTAAAATCTTTTGGAATGGTGGGGATAAGTAGTTTGATTGTAATATCAAAAGCCACAGAATCTCTTTTGAAATCTTCGAGAAATATTCCTTATGTAAGAATGATGGAGTGTCATGATTTAAATGCATATGAGATTCTTAAGCCAAAAAAAATATTAATAACCAAACAAGCACTGAGTAGTTTGCGTTAG
- the rplW gene encoding 50S ribosomal protein L23 has translation MDKYDVIKGPLRTEKSVSDGEKTNSYHFDVDLKANKIQIKNAIEGIFGVKVNGVRTLIKKSKRRRVKFIMGKTRELKKAIVALKEGHTIDFGY, from the coding sequence ATGGATAAATACGATGTTATTAAGGGTCCGCTAAGAACTGAAAAGAGCGTTTCAGATGGTGAGAAAACGAATTCCTATCATTTCGATGTAGACTTAAAAGCGAACAAAATTCAAATAAAAAATGCAATTGAGGGCATTTTTGGTGTTAAAGTAAACGGTGTGAGGACCTTGATAAAAAAGAGCAAGAGAAGAAGGGTTAAATTTATAATGGGTAAAACAAGAGAATTAAAAAAGGCTATTGTAGCTTTAAAAGAAGGGCATACAATTGATTTCGGCTATTAA